In the genome of Mycobacterium kansasii ATCC 12478, one region contains:
- a CDS encoding PaaI family thioesterase → MVAGHHQRHPGGGFNPPEPTTKGGPDYGRFIDAVRRLQDHARAADAPDDVITEAADLLERVSALLTPFDADEWHSPSGRRMDLFVRGNILTVPMSARKTDDGRIHGWARFARFHLGRNGAVHGGALGLLFDTVLGLTASVLTGSTRQRTAYLTINYRNIVPIEKKLQVDAGVDRVDGRKIFVSGRLTDGDTLLTEADALFVRLKPGQP, encoded by the coding sequence GTGGTGGCAGGTCACCATCAACGACACCCGGGCGGCGGATTCAATCCCCCCGAACCGACCACCAAGGGTGGGCCCGACTACGGCCGGTTCATCGACGCGGTGCGCAGGCTGCAAGACCATGCCCGGGCCGCCGACGCCCCCGACGACGTGATCACGGAGGCCGCCGACCTGCTGGAGAGGGTGTCGGCGCTGCTGACGCCGTTCGACGCCGACGAATGGCACTCGCCGTCGGGCCGGCGGATGGACCTGTTCGTGCGCGGCAATATCCTGACGGTGCCGATGTCGGCGCGTAAGACAGATGACGGCCGGATCCACGGCTGGGCCCGATTCGCCCGATTTCACCTCGGCCGCAACGGCGCCGTGCACGGCGGGGCGCTCGGGTTGCTTTTCGACACGGTCCTGGGTTTGACGGCATCGGTGCTCACCGGCAGCACCCGGCAGCGCACGGCCTACCTGACGATCAACTACCGCAATATCGTGCCCATCGAAAAAAAGCTGCAGGTCGACGCGGGAGTCGACCGTGTCGACGGCCGCAAGATCTTCGTCTCCGGCCGGTTGACCGACGGCGACACCTTGCTGACCGAGGCCGACGCGTTGTTCGTGCGGCTCAAACCTGGGCAGCCTTAG